The sequence GAGAACTTCATatttcttctctacttttttcaGAGAGAAAATGTAAATGGAAAAGTGATGAGGAAGTATGAGAAACGTGAGCTGTTTTTATAGTTTCGCAGAGAAGAGTTCATTACCAACGACTGCCCTTGCCATTACTCTATTTCAGATATTTACGGTTTTACCTTTCAGTAATGGGCTGAATTTCAGGAGTAAGCTGGGGTAATTTCGTCAAGGAAGTAAAAGAATCTCCTAACTCAGATCATTGGCGGGAAGcttttccttttttctcttttttttttaaaagttactGCTGTGGAACAATTGTATTTCTTATAAACAaaaaagtctaaaacttgtcagtttttgatgaattatgtCGAAACaatgttttttctctttatttatcagcaacaataatatatatgtaagtCCAAATTTTGACTGTTAATCCTTTTTGACTCGAATATACCCATAATGAATTCCAGCTCATGGTAGTCGACATGCATTTTAGTTGTGTTTGAcgatggagaaaatattttcatagaAAATGAAATAGATAACAAATTGTTCGTGTGTGCTAAAAAGGTgcaaataaatacatttttccTATCAAAacaattgaaatgtcttaaaaGGTAGTATTTGGTTAACGAAGAGTGCTTATACATTGGGGATGAATGGTGACCAACAGAAAGCAAAATAAACCaactgaaaaaaaattgaaaagtggTTTTGAAAACTGATATCAAGAGAAAAGCTAACCGATTTGTAGctaaaattatgtgaaaaaattAGGAACTCTGGaatatacaattactatttgCCAaggaatataatattcaaaGCACTTAGCTTCAGACTAACGAATATCAAATTGAATCAGTAAAATGTAGTGACAAAGGAATacttttcatcatttacagTTCCTCATCTGCATTCTACTCTATTTATTCTGCAGTTCCAAGTGTATCAGCATTAATTCTGTCGGTGTTGCTCAATATTTGCACCCACGCATAGTCTTGCAGCATGGACCACTATACCCGGTAAATGGAAGAAGATGGTGAGTGTGCGATTGACAAAGTTGATTTCTCTAAAGTTAGCATCATACAGTATCTCTTGGCTATATACCACAACATACCCCAAGAACAATGCAAGCACAACGCATACCTATCACACAATGACACAAGCAGTACCCATCATCAGGTCAGTCATATTATATCGTTCATTAGACAGAAGTAATGACTTATTACCATGGGAGCTGAGTTATAGGATGTGCGTGAGCACATTGTACGCATTCAACTGCTTACCTTTAACATCCAATGAGCTACGTGTATGTTAATGACTTCGAAAGTTCTAACAACATAGGTGGCAAGCATTAGACTAAAAGGATAAGTCAGGCAGTTGATATAGATTTCTCTCCTTTCCCTCGATAACAAGGATTCAATCCAGAAAGTTCCAATGGCAAGTGTTGGACCTGCATAAAGGCTGACAACAAGGCTGGAGAAGAAGCAAGGAATGCTTTCTGAAGTTAGATATTTTTCAACTTATCAAATTATTCTTCAAATAAGGAACATAGAACAATGAGAGATAATCAACTACACATAAAAAGGAGCAAAGTAATTGCTTGAATTCATTAAGATGCAATATAATGTAGAAACTGAAAGTGCAAGCAAATGTCTTTGTCATATTAGAAATGACTTCAAGAATTCagtgtaaaaatatttaagtgcACCTTTATAATTTCGTCATGTTTCTTGGTTTCACTCATTTATGCACCCTACTCGGTGCAAATGAAGACCTCCTTTACAATTTGGTCATCATATTGCTAAATTTCTGTGTGCCATAGCCCATAAGATATACTGGTAGCCAAGAATGCACCTACTGGTGAGATACAATTTTCTAACTTTAACTCCAGTAACATCCCCTAAATCCATGAAAGATACAAGTAATTACAGGGTATAGGAATCTGAAGTACAAGTCGTCAGTTTACAAGTCCAAAAACAATAGCTGATAACATAACGATAGACCAACATTCTAACACCCAATACTTAGTTTCTACAAGGGTACTAACTTCTCCAGTTAGGATTTCGAGTAGATCTAATGATTATTAAGGATAAAGTAATCACAAGTATAAATACCAATCAGCAAAAAGCCTTTCTCGGCACACAATTGAAGACTACAAAAATCAGGATCGtgataatatgatatgataagAAAGCAGTAAAAGCAATCATATAAAACTTCAACCGAAGATAAATCTGAACAATGTTTCCCATCTTTTGAGTCTTACATTTGATTCATTCCGAAGAGATATTCGATATAAAGGCCAAAAGAAGCACCCATGTTACAGGCTGCAAACATCAAGAGTGAGACCCTCGTCCTCTGCATAATAGACCGAGGATTTACGACATAAGAAGCGACTTTAATAATAAATCAACAACTTGGAAGAAAATCTACAAGACAAAGATCACTTACCACTCTCAATGGTGATATAAAGTACAGACAGGGTAAACTTGCTACAGAAGAAAGGACTGTGAATCGCCCTCCCGCTTCCCAGATCAATTGCAAGAAAGATCCAAAAGAAAAGCTCCACAAGGCACATAAGAGAGTAAGATACACCTATATTTCAGCAAACTAATCAATCACAGGGAAAGAGGGGAATCCAATACTTGAAGCAGATGTGAAAATGCATCTTTTCCAGCTACCTAGGTTTTGCAAAGAAAGAAAAGATCAAACACAAGATGCTGAAACCTGAAATTGCATGAAACAAGTAAATTCCTCCATCCAAAATTATATGAAACGAATACATTTTGGGAAGCTTGAATGCACTTGCCACCATTAAACTTCATTTAAACTATTCAAAAACAACATTCAAGACTGAATCGGGAGCATGGTTTCAATACCAAACTCGACTCGAAATGCTTAAGAAAAGTTGCATGTTACTCCAATCGTTTAGTCAGATTATTATTAACAGCATAAACAAGtacaaaagaagagaaaaaaactaTGGTAATCATTGAAAAATATTCAGAAAAATCGAAAAACATCATGAATCTTGAAGAATTAAGTAAAGCAAGtacaaaagaagagaaaaattacggtaatacatataaaatattcagaaaaatcaaaattcatcataaattctgATGAATTAAGTAACACTAAAACAAATCGATTCCAAGTAGATCTCCTGGTACAGCTATCAATGATGAGATTACGTACAGTTACAGTATTTTAATTAACATCGATTCCTCAATCTCTCGATCACAACATTTTTCATAATCAACATTTTAATCAAGTAGAACAATAATACTTACACTTGTgatcaaatacaaagaaaaaatgaaaccGTAAGAAAGACTGTACCGTCCTCAAGCTTGCGCAAGCGTGCTCGGGAATTTCATCATTATTCATCAGGTCTTCTATTGTCCAATTCCTTACGAAGTAAGCTCTCACAGCCTTCCTTGCCTGGAGTTTCATATTTGTGAACTTCATGTTTTTTGCTTCAGAGAGAAAATTGAATCGGAAATTTGATGAAGATGAATGAGGAACGTGAGCTGTGTTTGTTATACACAGAAGAGTTCACTGCCCCTCGCATTTCCTCTGTTTAGGGATATTTACGGCTCTACCTTTCGGTTATTGGCAGACTTCAGGGGACATTGCAGGGGTACTTTCGTCAAAGCATAAAAGGAGAACAATCTCCAGGCTCAGGTTGATGGCgggaataaatttatttttgactaaattaatcatatattattataagtgggaagctctatagtgaaaagttgaattaccattttgccgttttactaaattaagatttaatttattatttaattaaatataaatattttaattacacaATGATATATTTAGAAAAACAATGATAAGATTCCTAAAGTCTTTCTATTACTCCTatttattcatgcatcactTAATTACTGAAGTTGAAAGGTTTTTtcagttttaaattttgatggCACTACTTAACTTACATTAATTACAATGAATATTGTAAATGAAAGATCACTtttttgaactttcatatgttacttcactctttttaattaacttacATTAATTACAATGAATATTGTAAATGAAAAGATCACTtttttgaactttcatatgttacttcactctttttaattaacttgaattattttcatcttccACATATTATTGAAATGTATAGATATTTAAGAcatagagaaagaaaataacaacaCAAATCAAGAACACTCAAAAGCACAAGAATTCATATTCTaacctttttttcaaaaattttcttggtCTTCTCTATTGCATGAAACTATATGATGGCACAGTATGGTTCTAATACATTTGAAAATGCTATGTTAACATTTAGATGAACGTACAATAAATCTATTGAAAGAGTAAGTCACGATTTAGATTACAATTTTTTCCTTGTTCTTCCCGTTTTAGTTTTGTTAATTATGATTCTTCCTTctatattaaatgattttttgttatatttagatgatatgttgatatattaataggaaaaaaaaagtaaggtgGACTACAATTTTGAGATATgttgttcataaaaaaaattatatttctttaattaatagtcactgtataaaattaatttcattgtatatgttctttttgGCTATATATAATACAATCCAAATGCATCAATTTTCTTTCTGATATGGTGCCTTCTCTTCAATCTTTTGGTGTTATATTACATTGTTTGATAAGTTCTCAttgtatttgtctatttttttccCTATGGAGGTTGTTTTTGGTTGAAGggtaaaaaaagatttaaataataaagtataaaattagattatcattttattctgtgttaaattaaaatattataaaatatttatttataaatagtaatCATTCTACATGCcacactaaatattaaaatttttggttattATGAGATCATTGagttaaatcaatatataaagaCCATAATCAATGCCCAGTTGCCCACTAAAGATTTGCATTGTTATATGATTAAAGTCTTCAAAAGAATGTGTATGTTGTCgcatgtttttttctttgtttattttgtatgtGTTTTCTCTCTATaaacttctttaatttgattttccataaatttctgattattttaattgtatttttatttaggctaaagttAATCTTTTGTGACTATATATAATGCAAATTGGCTATTAGTATCTAAAGTTCTATATTTACAgttgttgataaattttatacattaaaataagattCCTCGTTTGATGTTATTGTGattaaaattctttaatttgattttccataaatttttgattgttttaattgtatttttatttaggctaaagttAATCTTTTGTTACTATCTAAAGTTCTAAATTTACAgtttgttgataaattttatacattaaaataagattCTTCATCTGATGTTTTTGTCacaattttatagttttatttgtaattgttgGATTTTGTTATTCGTTACATGCATGTACACGTAGAATTCtaattgttataatgaaatataaaaaaaaaattaacataggatacacgtgcaacgcacgtgtgcTGAAACTAGTTACATTAAAATGCCCCGAATCCAAAATATTTCcctaaattaatttagattgtttattttttttatttttaagagatcaatattagttttaatattattttctcgttgtatatttttttttgtcaaattgtACGTGTAATTTTGAATGAGCAATTTTGTAAATAAATGAACAAAGGAAATCTCAGTGTTACCACAGTAATATATTCCCTTGGGTGGTGTTGGAATCGAGAGCGTGAGAACAACTTTGCTTGAACCCATAgtttttggtgaagtttgttgagaaaatattttgtgcCCTTTATTTATCAGCAATTATAATATATGTAAGTTCAAATTCTATCATCATGCTTTTCGACTTGTGAATATATCCATGATGAATTCCATTGTAAATAAAGTCGACATGTATTTTGGTTGTGTTTGAcaatggagaaaatattttcaaaaaagttccaaataaatatttttttcctattgaaATATCTTAAAAGAAGTAGTATTTGGTAAACAAAAATGCTTATCACCAACAGAAAGCAAAATAGACCAACTGAAAGGGgttttcaaaaattgatatcAAGAGAAAAGCTCGTAGctaaaattttgtgaaaaaaatggGAACGCTAGaatatacaattactatttgCCAaggaatataatattcaaaGCACTTGGCTTCACACTAACGAATTTCAAATTCCCCATCTGCCTTCTATATATTTCTACAGTTCCAAGTGCATCAGCATTACTTCTGTGATTCTATCTGTGTTGCTCAATTATGCACTGAATTAGGCATAGTCTTGCAGCATGGACCACTATACCCGGTAAACGGAAGACGATGGTGAGTGTGCGATTGACAAAGTTAATTTCTCCAAAGTGAGCATCATACAATATCTCTTGGGTATATACCACAATGTACCCCAAGAACAAAGCAAGCACAATGCATACCTATCACAGAAGCATTACTCATTATCAAGTCagtcatattattcattcattagaCACAAGTAGTGATTTATATATAGGATGTGTGTGAGCAGATGGTATGCATACAACTTCTTACCTTATACATAAAATGAGCTGCCCGGCTGCCAATGTAGTCTGCATTACTAACAACAAAGGTGGAGAAACATAGAGCCCAACAATAATACACGCAGCCCAAGTAGATATCACTCCTTTCCCTCGTAAACATCGATCCAAACCACAGAAATCCAATGGCAAATGTTGGAGGTGCCAAAAGGGTGTAAACAAGGCTGTAGAGCAAGCAAGGAATGCTTTCTGAAGTTGGATATCtttcaaattatcaaaatattcagAACAGAAAGAGATAATCAACTACACACACACAAGGAGCAAAGTAACTGCTATTGAATTCATTAACTAAAAGAGCAAGCAAATGTCTTTGTCAGTGGAAAGACATTATTTAAGTTCACTCTTCCAATTCATCTACTCCAATGCCATTGTTCTCAAAAGTCCAGAGTAGGCAGTCATTCTAATTAAAGATGAAAGCAGTAAAAGCAACCATACAGAAAATGAACAACAGAAATCTGCACAACGTTTCCAGTCTTACCCATGATCTATATCGAcgaaatatttgataaaaatgcCAATAGAAGCACCGATGGAAAAGGCAGCAATCATCAAGAGTAAGACCCTCGTCCTCTGCATAGAAAGAAGATTTACGACAGAAGAAGCGACCTCAATATTAAATCAACAACttggaagaaaatttacaagtcaCAGTTCACGTACCACTCTCAATGGTGATATAAAGTAAAGACAGAGTAAACTTGCTACAGAACAAAGGACTGTGAACTGCCCTCCCGCTCCCCGGGTCCAGTGCAAGAAAGATCCAAAAGTAAAGCTCCACATGGCAAAGAAGAGAGTAAGATATACCTACATTTCAGCAAACTAATCAATTACAGGAAAAAAGGAGAATCCAATACTTGGAAGCAGAAGTAAAAATGCATCTTATCCAACTAACTAGGCTTTGTAAAGAAAGAAAGATCAAACACAAGATGCTGAAACCAGAAATTGCATGAAACAAATTAATCCCTCCGTCCAAAATTATATGAAACGAATTCATTCTGGGAAGCTTGAATGCAATTTCATCCAAACTATTCAAAAACAACTTTCAAGACTGAATAGGGAGCAAGGTTTCAATACCAAACTTTACTCAAAATGCTAAAGAAAAGTTACATGTTATGCCAATCGTTTTGTTTGATTATCACTAACAGCATAAGTAAGTACAGAAGACAGAAAAATTACGGTAATACATGTAAAATATGCAGAATAATCGAAATTCATCATGATTCCTGAAAGAATTAAGTAAAGCAAGTACAAAATATGAGAAAAAACTACGGTAATACACGTAAAGTAttcagaaaaatcaaaattcatcatGAATCGACTCCaagtagttctccaaatacAGCTATCAGTAACGAGATTACAATATAGAAAAATCTCGATTCCTCCATCTCTCGATTACAATACTTTTCATAACCAACATCTTAATCAAGTAAGAATAAATGAAACCGTAAGAATGAATGTACCTTCTTCAAGCTTTTGTAAGCGTGCTGGGGAATTTCTCCATTATTCATCAGGTCTTCTATTGACCAACTCCTTACGAAGTAAGCTCTCACAGCATTTTTGGCCACAACTTTCATATCTGAGAATTTCATGTTTTTTGCTTCAGAGGGAAAACGAATCggaaatttgatgaagaagaacgAAGAACGTGAGTTGTGTTTATACACACAAGAGTTTGTTACCAAATACTGCCCCTCCCCGTTACTCTCTGTTTGGGAATATTTACAGCTCTACCTTTCAGTTATTGGCTGAGTTTTacatctttttaattttttttataaaaatgtttttatcgCATAATTTTATAGTTGATGAAATATTCAAGGCTCTGTTTATGTTGTGGTGTGTTTCTATGCTTTTGTTGAGTGTTTTTTGGTATGGATTATAAACTTCGCAGAGAATCGATGGTTTAGATTTTACCTATTTTAAATGTTTCCTCTCGGATGACGGTATCTTCTCTTCCACAATTCCTATTGAAGTACGATTTCACAGCATTCATCTACGAGTTTCAGTTCTGAGTACTTTATCTTTCTTCTCTATTTATTTCAGAGAGAAAATGGGAATGGGAAAATTgtacttttttatataaaaaaaggtCTTTAACTACTCCTCAGAAATCACAAACAACGAAAACACCACATgttaatcataattcatatcagTGGCGATGAAGATTTCTTCTACTCTATTGGTTTCATGGGTTACGCCCTTGGGTGCAGTTAGAATCGAGAGCATGAGAAGATCTTTGCTTGAAGCGCTACTTTTCGGTGAAATATGttgaaaaaatgttttttctctttctttatttatcagcaataataatatatgtaagTTCGAATTCTATCATCATGCTTTTCGACTTATGAATATTCCCATAATGAACTCCAGTTCATTGTAAAGAAAGCCGAcatgtatttttgttgtgtttgacaatggagaaaatattttccaaaaaaatgaaatatataataaatctTTCGTGTATAGctaaaattttgtgaaaaaatagGGAACGCTAGAGTACACAATTACTATTTGGCCAAGGAATATATTCAAAGCACTTGGCTTCAGACTAACTAATTTCAAATTCGCCACAAAGGAATTCATCATTTACAGTTCTCTCCATCTGCATTCTACTCTCTATTTATTCTACAGTTCCAAGTGTATCAGCATTCATTCCGTGATTCTGTCTGTGTTGCTCAATTTATGCAGTCAGGCATAGTCTTGCAGCATGGACCACTATACCCGGTAAACGGAAGAAGACGGTGAGTGTGCGATTGACAAAGTTAATTTCTCCAAAGCGAGCATCATACAATATCTCTTGGCTATATACCACAACGTATCCCATGAACAATGCAAACACAATGCATACCTATCACACAAGCAGTACTCATAATTAAGTCAgccatattattcattcattagaCAGAAGTAATGATTTATAGGATGTGTGTGAGCACATTGTATGCATACAACTGCTTACCTTTAACATCCAATGAGCTGTCTGACTGTCAATGTATTCTGATTTAGTAGCAACAAAGGTGGAGAACATTACAGCCCAAGAATAGAACATGCAGGCCAGGTAGATTTCACTCCTATCCCTCGCTAACAAGGATTCAGACCAGATAAATCCAATGCCAAGTGTTGGAGGTGCCAAAAGGCAGACAACAAGGCTGTAGAGCAAAAGCAAGGAATGTTTACCAGAAGTTTGATATTgttcaaattatcaaaatattcttcACATAAGGAACACAGAACAACAAGAGATAATCAACTACACATACAGAAGTAGCCAGAGATAATCAACTACACATACAGAAGGAGCAAAAGTAACAGCTATTAAGATGCAATATAATGTAGAAACTGAAAGAGCAAGCAAATGTCTCTGTCATATACGAAATGACTTCAGGAAATCACTGGCACTCTTCATAATTTCGTCATGTATCTTAGTTTCACTCATATATGAGCACTCTTCAGAAATCAGAACTCCTTCACAATCTGGTCATCACATTGCTGAATTTCTGTGTGCTATAACATATACTGCTAGCTAAGAATGCACATAATGGTGAGATAGAATTTTCTAACTGTAACATCCCCTAAATCGATGAGAGATACAAGTAATTACAGGGTATTGGAATCTGAAGTACAAGTCATCAGTTTACAAGTCCAAAAACAATAGCTTACAACCTAACAAAAGACAAACATCCCAACACCAATGCTCATATTGCTCAATATTTCCCATTCATATGCTAAGCATAATACCAATTCTGAACTGTAAAGAACTAGGTGACCAATCATGCCATTAATGCACAAATTTCAGACATTCCAGGTTCTCCAAAACCTATGTGATCCTAGTAGCCATTTTTAGCTAACTGTGTGCAAGAATgataaaaaatgtcaaattcatcCACTCCAATGCCATTGTTCTCACAAGTCCTTATGAAAGAATTTTCACAGAGTAGGTAGTCATTctaataaaagatgaaaagtaaTAGTTTCTACAAGGATACTAATTTTTCCCGTTAGGATTTCGAGTAGATCCAATAAAGTAATAACAAGTATAGATACCAATCAGCATCAAGCCTTTCTCTGTACACAATTGAAGACTACAAAAATCAGGTTTCTGATAATACGATATGACAAGAAAGCAGTAAAAGCAACCATATAAAACTTCACAACAGAAATATCTTTCATCTTTCTAGTCTTACACTTGATCTATTTCAAAGAAATATTTGGTAAAAATGCCAATAGAAGCACCAATGGAAAAGGCAGCAATCATCAAGAGTAAGACCCTCGTCCTCTGCATAGACAGAAGATTTACGACATAAGAAGCAACCTCAATAATAAATCAACttggaagaaaatttacaagtcaCGGTTCAGGTACCACTCTCAATGGTGATATCAAGTAAAGACAGAGTAAACTTGCTACAGCACAAAGGACTGTGAACCGCCCTCCCGCTTCCCATATCCAGTGAGAGAAGGATCCAGAAGTAAAGCGCCACATGGCAAAGGAGAGAGTAAGATATACCTATATGTCAGCAAACTAATCAGTTACAGGAAAAAAGGGGAATCCAATACTTGGAAGCAGAAGTGAAAATTCATCTTCTCCAGCTAACTAGGTTTTGCAAAGAAAGAAAAGATCAAACACAACATGCTGAAACGAGAAATTGCATGAAACAAATTAATCCCTCCGTCCAAAATTATACGAAACGAATTCATTTTGGGAGGCTCAAATGCAATTTCATCCAAACTATTCAAAAACAACTTTGAAGACTGAATAGAGAGCAAGGTTTCAATACCAAACTTTACTCAAAATGCTAATTATGCCAATCGTTTTGTGTGATTATCACTAAAAATAAGGCAATACATGTAAAATAttcagaaaaatcaaaattcattatgaATCGATTCCaagtagttctccaaatacAGCTATCAGTAACGAGattacaatataaaaaaatttcgaTTCCTCCATCTCTCAATTACAATACTTTTCATAACCAACATTTTAATCAAGTAAGAATAAATGAAACCATAAGAATGAATGTACCGTCTTCAAGCTTGCGTAAGCGTGCTGGGTCATTTCTCCATTATTCATCAGGTCTTCTACTGTCCAATTCCTTACGAAGTAAGCTCTCACAGCATTCATGGCCTGGAGTTTCATATCTGAGAACTTCATGTTTTTTGCTTCGGAGGGAAAACGGAATCGGAAATTCgatgaagaagaatgaagaaCGTGATTTCTGTTTATAGTTCGTTATACACATAAGAATGGCCTGGGAATATTGCAGGGGTAATTCCGTCacagaagaaaaagagaagaatctCCTGCCTCAGTCATTGGCGGGAACagggtgtcacgacccaatttcTCGAGCCATGAAGGCACCTACTATAACCCATCAGTAGGTAAGCCAAACCACAACCCAGAACCACACATAATGGGTGTGAGggtagaaactaaacaagactaagaaaaattactataacaacataagcaaaacaaaacataaatgcAATAAAGGATCCCTCCCAGAACCTGGAAGTCACTAATACAGAGCTACCAACAAAACGAGTACAAGTCCCAACAGTGGACCACCGAAACTAGACTGTCTcgaaaagtaaaagacaagt comes from Solanum pennellii chromosome 1, SPENNV200 and encodes:
- the LOC107031541 gene encoding bax inhibitor 1-like encodes the protein MKFTNMKLQARKAVRAYFVRNWTIEDLMNNDEIPEHACASLRTVYLTLLCALWSFSFGSFLQLIWEAGGRFTVLSSVASLPCLYFISPLRVRTRVSLLMFAACNMGASFGLYIEYLFGMNQILVVSLYAGPTLAIGTFWIESLLSRERREIYINCLTYPFSLMLATYVVRTFEVINIHVAHWMLKVCVVLALFLGYVVVYSQEILYDANFREINFVNRTLTIFFHLPGIVVHAARLCVGANIEQHRQN
- the LOC107031816 gene encoding bax inhibitor 1-like; its protein translation is MKFSDMKVVAKNAVRAYFVRSWSIEDLMNNGEIPQHAYKSLKKVYLTLFFAMWSFTFGSFLHWTRGAGGQFTVLCSVASLLCLYFISPLRVRTRVLLLMIAAFSIGASIGIFIKYFVDIDHGLVYTLLAPPTFAIGFLWFGSMFTRERSDIYLGCVYYCWALCFSTFVVSNADYIGSRAAHFMYKVCIVLALFLGYIVVYTQEILYDAHFGEINFVNRTLTIVFRLPGIVVHAARLCLIQCIIEQHR
- the LOC107012111 gene encoding bax inhibitor 1-like — protein: MKFSDMKLQAMNAVRAYFVRNWTVEDLMNNGEMTQHAYASLKTVYLTLSFAMWRFTSGSFSHWIWEAGGRFTVLCAVASLLCLYLISPLRVRTRVLLLMIAAFSIGASIGIFTKYFFEIDQVLVVCLLAPPTLGIGFIWSESLLARDRSEIYLACMFYSWAVMFSTFVATKSEYIDSQTAHWMLKVCIVFALFMGYVVVYSQEILYDARFGEINFVNRTLTVFFRLPGIVVHAARLCLTA